A region from the Alosa alosa isolate M-15738 ecotype Scorff River chromosome 7, AALO_Geno_1.1, whole genome shotgun sequence genome encodes:
- the LOC125297512 gene encoding LOW QUALITY PROTEIN: ribonuclease inhibitor-like (The sequence of the model RefSeq protein was modified relative to this genomic sequence to represent the inferred CDS: deleted 1 base in 1 codon), whose translation MLGGEERPEDSHKEGSCQNEMPLHVLFNGAVDKSLQFDGGHYDLFLRFLLGITLESNQDLLGGLLPQIKESSASLETTTKYIKGILIFNQTAICPHTYCTLETLRLAGCSLRRDSCRTLSSVLQSESSQLIELDLSSNPLKDSGVELLSAGLRHINCRLETLRLADCELTSTGCQTLALVLQSDNSHLKNLDLSNNDLTDSGVKELCAALGHRSCKLELLRLSGCLISQRGCDFIVSALTSNPDSLLTELDLSYTHPGDAGLQMLSTIPCGQMKVNAENSSESMLKRGLKKYACELTLDPDTAHIRLLLSEGNKKVMWESEKQSYPDHPDRFDVWPQVLSRQPLTGRCYWECEWSGKWADMGVAYESINRKGDWDDCGLGYNHKSWCLKCENGFLFWHNKIKTDIPAPPSGISRVGVYLDREAGSLSFYRVSSDTLTHLHTFYTTLTDEHLYAGVGLWPGCTVSLCQIT comes from the exons AtgttgggaggagaggagaggcctgAAGATTCCCACAAAGAGGGTTCCTGTCAAAACGAGATGCCATTGCATGTTCTGTTCAATGGAGCAGTGGACAAATCCTTACAGTTTGACGGTGGGCACTATGATCTTTTTCTGCGCTTCCTTCTGGGAATAACACTGGAGTCCAATCAAGACCTACTGGGAGGCTTACTTCCACAGATAAAGGAAAGTTCAGCAAGTCTCGAGACAACCACCAAGTACATCAAGGGCATTCTTA TCTTTAACCAGACAGCCATTtgtccacacacatactgcacactgGAGACACTGAG ACTGGCTGGCTGTAGTCTACGTCGAGATTCCTGTAGAACTCTTTCATCAGTTCTCCAGTCAGAAAGCTCACAGCTGATAGAGTTGGACCTGAGCTCTAATCCTCTGAAGGATTCTGGAGTGGAGCTGTTGTCTGCTGGACTGAGGCACATTAACTGCAGACTGGAGACATTGAG ACTTGCTGACTGTGAACTCACAAGTACTGGTTGCCAAACACTGGCACTGGTTCTCCAGTCAGACAACTCCCACCTGAAGAATCTTGACCTGTCCAACAACGACTTGACTGATTCTGGAGTGAAGGAGCTGTGTGCTGCTCTGGGACATCGGAGCTGTAAACTGGAGCTGTTgag GCTCTCTGGTTGTCTGATCTCACAGAGAGGATGTGATTTTATAGTCTCAGCGCTGACATCAAACCCTGACTCCCTCCTCACTGAACTCGACCTGAGCTACACTCACCCAGGAGACGCTGGACTACAGATGCTGTCAACAATTCCTTGTGGTCAAATGAAGGTCAA TGCAGAGAACAGTTCAGAAAGCATGCTGAAGAGAGGACTGAAGAAGT atgCCTGTGAGCTCACACTGGACccagacacagcacacatacgTCTCCTCCTGTCTGAAGGGAACAAGAAGGTGATGTGGGAGAGTGAGAAGCAGTCGTATCCTGACCACCCAGACAGATTTGATGTGTGGCCACAGGTCCTGAGCAGACAGCCCCTGACTGGACGCTGCTACTGGGAGTGTGAGTGGTCAGGGAAGTGGGCGGATATGGGAGTGGCCTATGAAAGCATCAACAGG AAAGGAGACTGGGACGACTGTGGACTGGGATACAATCACAAGTCCTGGTGTCTGAAGTGTGAAAATGGTTTCCTTTTCTGGCACAATAAAATCAAAACGGACATTCCTGCTCCCCCTTCAGGCATCAGTAGAGTAGGAGTGTATCTGGACCGTGAGGCCGGCAGTCTGTCCTTCTACAGGGTCTCCTcggacactctcacacacctgcacacgttCTACACCACACTCACTGATGAGCACCTTTATGCTGGTGTTGGGCTTTGGCCTGGGTGCACTGTGTCTCTGTGCCAGATCACATGA